AAGGGTGAGAAGCTAAAAGATGACAACCACTATGAATCTCAGTAAGGTTGATCAAGATCACATGGTTCTCCTCTCTCAATTGTACCCTGGTGTATACCCACAAATGGTTCCACAGCAAGGTTTGTTCTCAACACAGAAACCAAGCATAcacgaaagaaagaaagaaaaacagaTTCTTGTGCATATATGTCTCTAACATGAACTTTCTGATCATCTTCTTTAGGTGAGCCTAAACCACGACGCAGGCGAAAGAAGAACAAAGGAGGAGAAAACGGTGTAACTGTTGCCAAGAAGAGGAAACTCAGGGCTGATCAGGTTAATCTTCTTGAGATGAATTTTGGTAACGAACATAAGCTGGAGTCTGAGAGGAAGGATAAGCTTGCTTCAGAGTTAGGACTTGATCCCCGTCAAGTTGCTGTTTGGTTTCAAAACCGAAGGGCTCGCTGGAAGAACAAGAAACTTGAGGAAGAGTACACTAAGTTGAAGACTGCCCATGAGAGTAATATTGTTGAGAAATGCCGTCTTGAATCTGAggttcatctctctctctctctctctgtctctgtcTCTGTCTCTGTGCGTGAGTTTTTCTTTTTGGTATCCAAGAGTTTTGAGTACAAGTTACTTGATCAAATCTTATATTTTGACTTGGGGAGTAATGAAAGAATCAAACTTATATGATCCTATTTAACAAAAATCAAGTTTAAGGGTCCCAACTCGTTAATTTTCCTTCTGTTTCTTGGAAACCAAGCAGAGAATTAATGAAAGTAATGGTACAGGCTATACTCCAGTTTGCCATGCTTTCTTTTTTAACTTAGTTTCTTACTAAACTAAAACAGTAAACAACACGTAACCATTTCACGTCTTAAAATAATAGCTAATTAGGATGTTGCTGCCTAATTCCGTGATTTATGACCCATCTTTCCTTGCAGCCAAACTTAAGAGTATTGCCTTTCAATCCTTTTTGCTAGATttgaccccaaaaaaaaaaaattctgtttTGCTAGAAAAAGACTTGTCTGCATATGACccaccaatttttttttttcttttttaaattgcaTGAGCTCTGGGCTATGCCACGTAGTTGGGTCTAGGCTACAAAAAACCTTGCATAAAAGTGAACAAAATTGACTAGGAACAGAACGTGTCACTTCCTACGGTACTATATACTACAGAGTCCTCCAATCCAAATCCAATTCACCATGGCTTGCCGTACAATGTGAGGTCGGCTGGCCTGGGCCTCGCAAACGCCCACTAGGGTAGCACCACCACACCTTGTTCCCTCCTTGAATCCTGCACGCCGTGtacgaaatttttatagaaatatctctctctctcttataaaaaaaaaatttaaaaatttttgttttgGATTCGTTGTGTGTTTGCGTGTGTATAGGTTTTGAAGCTTAAGGAGCAACTTTCAGAAGCAGAGAAAGAGATTCAACGATTAACAGAACGTGTTGATGGGGTTTCAAGTAATAGTTCTAGTTCAACTCTGTCGATGGAAGCCATGGACACACCATTTCTTGGAGAATTTGGGATGGAAGGCTATGGGGATATTTTTTACATGCCAGAAACCAATTACATTCATGGCATGGAATGGTTTAATCTCTATGTGTAACTAGCTTAATTAATTTTAGCTTATGTAGATACTAGTTAATTAAGTAACAATCCAATGTAAATTTTATCTATCTAgtgcttaattattattattattattattattattggtggTGTGTTTATTAATTTAATTGGATATGCCAATAATTAGTTAAGTAATTAACTTACTTTTGACTGAAAGCTATGTAGCTAACCTACCCATAACTTTGTTTTATAAAAACAAAGTTCTtgaaaaaatcattttttaaaaattctaaaCTATTAAAAAACAATACACAAAAATCATGAGTTAAGATTTAATTGATTCCCAAACTCTAAGCATATTTTAATAATTGCATGAGGAGCGGATAAGATTAATTGCACCCatagataaaaagaaaaagaaaaaaaaaaaggaaaggtaCTATACTATATTAGTTCAGAGACCAAATTAATGGAGATGTCAAATGGACAAAAAGATGATGGCTAACAAACAGCTCAAAGAGAAGACAAGACTCAAGTATACATGGGATAAGGCCACACTAGTTTTGGAAAAACATTTATGTGGACCTTATCTTAAGGTTAATGGCATCAGACTGATCAAtgcctgatttttttttttacaaaaaaaaaaaaaagaatgtatAAAAATTAATGATGCTAATGTCTATGTGTCTGTTACCCCATTGGTTCTGCAATTGTTGATAAGGGTTAAAATAGTCTACCTATGAAAAGGTGACACATATAATAACAAGGTGATCTCTAGGGTGCTTGAATGTTTGACTTGAAAATATATATAAAGTCTGTTTAATATTACGGTGTAAACTTAATAAATTTcaactatttatttatttatttttaattataaagatATAATGATTTAAGTATAGTGATATCTCCTTTCGTCACACTTCATTATGTTCTTAATATTTTTTAAGGGAGAATATCTAATTGATTATTGTAGAGGTGCAACTAGCCATTGGCATGATGAGTTTTTATCCCGCTAATTCTTATATGTTTCTCTTACCTATAAGTGATGTAAGGACAATCAATTCAATTGTAtcgattataatatattaataaaagaaGTAGTCGTTCATATTATATTTATGC
This sequence is a window from Hevea brasiliensis isolate MT/VB/25A 57/8 chromosome 10, ASM3005281v1, whole genome shotgun sequence. Protein-coding genes within it:
- the LOC110670018 gene encoding homeobox-leucine zipper protein ATHB-40, which translates into the protein MTTTMNLSKVDQDHMVLLSQLYPGVYPQMVPQQGEPKPRRRRKKNKGGENGVTVAKKRKLRADQVNLLEMNFGNEHKLESERKDKLASELGLDPRQVAVWFQNRRARWKNKKLEEEYTKLKTAHESNIVEKCRLESEVLKLKEQLSEAEKEIQRLTERVDGVSSNSSSSTLSMEAMDTPFLGEFGMEGYGDIFYMPETNYIHGMEWFNLYV